A part of Ziziphus jujuba cultivar Dongzao chromosome 8, ASM3175591v1 genomic DNA contains:
- the LOC107421796 gene encoding glucan endo-1,3-beta-glucosidase isoform X2: MASTLFFLLLLASAAIFQGVYGAIGVNYGTVADNLPPPDRVAQFLLQSTIINRVRLFDYNPDILHAFAHTGIAVTITVPNDQIPHLTKLSFAQQWLKTNVQPFVPATNIVRILMGNEVLSTANKLFISNLVPAIQTLHTALVNASLDRQIKVSTPHSLGILTSSSPPSTGKFRQGYDTHVLKPLLSFLSDTKSPFMVNPYPFFGCSAETLDYALFRPNSGVFDENTKLLYTNMLDAQMDAVFSAMKVLGYEDLEIVIAETGWPSKGDPAQVGVDPKCAADYNGNLMRHVTSSAGTPLMPNRTFEAYIFALFNENLKPGPICERNFGLFRPDMTPVYNIDILRSTASSSVPEKPGPSPGPFVAPPNPSPPSPSPRDGKQKQWCVPKAGVDSEALQRNIDYVCGLGLDCGPIQEGGPCFAPNTIRAHAAYAMNVYYQTMGRNDYDCDFAQTGTITYANPSYGRCKY, encoded by the exons ATGGCAAGCACCCTTTTCTTCTTACTTCTTCTTGCCTCTGCAGCCATCTTCCAAG GAGTGTATGGAGCAATTGGTGTCAACTATGGCACGGTTGCAGACAACCTACCTCCACCAGACCGAGTGGCTCAATTCCTTCTCCAATCCACCATTATCAACCGAGTCAGGCTTTTCGATTACAACCCCGATATCTTACACGCCTTTGCTCACACCGGCATTGCTGTCACCATCACAGTTCCAAATGACCAAATCCCCCACCTCACCAAGCTTAGCTTCGCTCAACAATGGCTTAAAACCAATGTCCAACCCTTCGTTCCTGCCACCAACATTGTCCGAATTTTAATGGGCAACGAAGTTTTGTCAACCGCTAACAAGCTCTTCATCTCCAATCTTGTCCCCGCTATTCAAACCCTTCACACGGCACTCGTCAACGCTTCATTGGATCGGCAAATCAAGGTCTCTACCCCTCATTCTCTGGGTATTCTCACCAGCTCTAGTCCACCTTCGACTGGGAAATTCAGGCAAGGCTACGATACCCATGTGCTTAAACCTTTGCTCAGTTTCTTGAGTGACACCAAATCGCCTTTCATGGTGAACCCGTATCCGTTTTTCGGTTGCTCCGCCGAGACATTGGATTACGCCCTTTTCAGGCCCAATTCCGGCGTGTTCGATGAGAACACGAAGCTTCTGTACACCAACATGTTGGATGCTCAGATGGATGCGGTTTTCTCTGCTATGAAGGTTTTGGGCTATGAGGATTTGGAGATTGTCATTGCCGAAACGGGCTGGCCCTCCAAGGGTGATCCGGCCCAAGTTGGGGTTGACCCGAAATGTGCGGCGGATTACAATGGAAATCTCATGCGGCACGTGACTTCCAGTGCCGGAACTCCGTTGATGCCGAATCGGACCTTCGAGGCTTACATTTTCGCCTTGTTCAATGAGAATCTGAAACCCGGCCCGATATGCGAGAGGAATTTCGGGCTTTTCCGACCCGATATGACGCCGGTGTACAATATCGATATCCTACGATCAACG GCTAGTTCGTCGGTGCCGGAGAAGCCGGGTCCTAGCCCGGGCCCATTTGTTGCTCCGCCGAATCCATCACCGCCATCGCCATCACCGCGTGACGGGAAACAAAAACAATGGTGTGTGCCCAAAGCGGGGGTTGACTCGGAGGCTTTGCAGAGGAATATTGATTATGTTTGTGGGCTTGGGCTGGACTGTGGTCCGATACAAGAAGGAGGCCCATGTTTTGCTCCGAATACGATCCGAGCCCATGCTGCTTATGCGATGAACGTGTACTACCAGACTATGGGAAGAAATGACTATGATTGCGATTTTGCTCAAACTGGCACTATCACTTACGCGAATCCAA GCTATGGAAGATGTAAATATTGA
- the LOC107421796 gene encoding glucan endo-1,3-beta-glucosidase isoform X1 — protein MESTLKLRWDLSAIKPATHAIRCEGFIGFLPSDTPFGCFTWVFKRVYGAIGVNYGTVADNLPPPDRVAQFLLQSTIINRVRLFDYNPDILHAFAHTGIAVTITVPNDQIPHLTKLSFAQQWLKTNVQPFVPATNIVRILMGNEVLSTANKLFISNLVPAIQTLHTALVNASLDRQIKVSTPHSLGILTSSSPPSTGKFRQGYDTHVLKPLLSFLSDTKSPFMVNPYPFFGCSAETLDYALFRPNSGVFDENTKLLYTNMLDAQMDAVFSAMKVLGYEDLEIVIAETGWPSKGDPAQVGVDPKCAADYNGNLMRHVTSSAGTPLMPNRTFEAYIFALFNENLKPGPICERNFGLFRPDMTPVYNIDILRSTASSSVPEKPGPSPGPFVAPPNPSPPSPSPRDGKQKQWCVPKAGVDSEALQRNIDYVCGLGLDCGPIQEGGPCFAPNTIRAHAAYAMNVYYQTMGRNDYDCDFAQTGTITYANPSYGRCKY, from the exons ATGGAATCCACATTAAAGCTTAGATGGGATTTATCAGCAATTAAACCCGCAACTCATGCAATCAGGTGTGAAGGGTTCATCGGATTCCTACCATCTGATACACCTTTTGGGTGCTTCACATGGGTATTCAAGA GAGTGTATGGAGCAATTGGTGTCAACTATGGCACGGTTGCAGACAACCTACCTCCACCAGACCGAGTGGCTCAATTCCTTCTCCAATCCACCATTATCAACCGAGTCAGGCTTTTCGATTACAACCCCGATATCTTACACGCCTTTGCTCACACCGGCATTGCTGTCACCATCACAGTTCCAAATGACCAAATCCCCCACCTCACCAAGCTTAGCTTCGCTCAACAATGGCTTAAAACCAATGTCCAACCCTTCGTTCCTGCCACCAACATTGTCCGAATTTTAATGGGCAACGAAGTTTTGTCAACCGCTAACAAGCTCTTCATCTCCAATCTTGTCCCCGCTATTCAAACCCTTCACACGGCACTCGTCAACGCTTCATTGGATCGGCAAATCAAGGTCTCTACCCCTCATTCTCTGGGTATTCTCACCAGCTCTAGTCCACCTTCGACTGGGAAATTCAGGCAAGGCTACGATACCCATGTGCTTAAACCTTTGCTCAGTTTCTTGAGTGACACCAAATCGCCTTTCATGGTGAACCCGTATCCGTTTTTCGGTTGCTCCGCCGAGACATTGGATTACGCCCTTTTCAGGCCCAATTCCGGCGTGTTCGATGAGAACACGAAGCTTCTGTACACCAACATGTTGGATGCTCAGATGGATGCGGTTTTCTCTGCTATGAAGGTTTTGGGCTATGAGGATTTGGAGATTGTCATTGCCGAAACGGGCTGGCCCTCCAAGGGTGATCCGGCCCAAGTTGGGGTTGACCCGAAATGTGCGGCGGATTACAATGGAAATCTCATGCGGCACGTGACTTCCAGTGCCGGAACTCCGTTGATGCCGAATCGGACCTTCGAGGCTTACATTTTCGCCTTGTTCAATGAGAATCTGAAACCCGGCCCGATATGCGAGAGGAATTTCGGGCTTTTCCGACCCGATATGACGCCGGTGTACAATATCGATATCCTACGATCAACG GCTAGTTCGTCGGTGCCGGAGAAGCCGGGTCCTAGCCCGGGCCCATTTGTTGCTCCGCCGAATCCATCACCGCCATCGCCATCACCGCGTGACGGGAAACAAAAACAATGGTGTGTGCCCAAAGCGGGGGTTGACTCGGAGGCTTTGCAGAGGAATATTGATTATGTTTGTGGGCTTGGGCTGGACTGTGGTCCGATACAAGAAGGAGGCCCATGTTTTGCTCCGAATACGATCCGAGCCCATGCTGCTTATGCGATGAACGTGTACTACCAGACTATGGGAAGAAATGACTATGATTGCGATTTTGCTCAAACTGGCACTATCACTTACGCGAATCCAA GCTATGGAAGATGTAAATATTGA
- the LOC107421805 gene encoding acyl-CoA-binding domain-containing protein 1-like translates to MGEWQQLLQSILLGLIFSYLLAKLISIVVSFKDDNLSITRARTAGSDQNRPESDSKDELPGGDLGAALEVDSVIAEHGSVRNESVHASDVDDDDDWEGVESTELDEMFSAATAFVAAAAADRLSQKVSTDVQLQLYGLYKIATEGPCSTPQPSALKMTARAKWQAWQKLGAMPPEEAMQKYIDIVTELYPSWVGGMTTKNKGGDDDALGVDSKGPMGPVFSTFVYEEDSGNDFKMDAIHGFAREGEEDNLLKAIENGVSVHLKDSEGRTPLHWAVDRGHIKMIELLVSKNADINAKDNEGQTPLHYAAVCEREAIAEYLVKQNADTSVKDNDGNTPCGLCDSNWPWMQWSSK, encoded by the exons ATGGGTGAGTGGCAGCAGCTTCTGCAATCAATCTTACTGGGTCTCATTTTCTCTTACCTCCTCGCGAAGCTCATCTCCATTGTCGTGTCTTTCAAGGACGACAATCTCAGTATTACTCGAGCTCGCACCGCCGGCTCCGATCAAAACCGGCCCGAATCCGATTCGAAAGACGAACTACCTGGGGGAGATTTGGGCGCAGCTCTCGAAGTCGATTCGGTGATCGCCGAGCACGGTAGCGTTAGGAATGAGAGCGTACATGCTAGCGACgttgatgacgatgatgattgGGAAGGAGTGGAGAGTACGGAGTTGGACGAGATGTTCAGTGCCGCCACTGCTTTTGTGGCGGCCGCGGCGGCCGACCGCCTCTCGCAGAAGGTCTCGACTGATGTGCAGTTGCAGCTTTATGGGCTCTATAAGATCGCCACCGAGGGACCGTGTAGCACACCTCAGCCATCGGCGTTGAAAATGACAGCTCGAGCCAAGTG GCAAGCATGGCAAAAATTGGGTGCTATGCCTCCAGAAGAAGCAATGCAGAAGTACATTGATATTGTTACCGAGCTATATCCTTCATGGGTTGGAGGTATGACCACG AAGAACAAAGGTGGAGATGATGATGCACTTGGTGTGGATTCCAAAGGACCAATGGGACCAGTTTTCAGCACTTTTGTTTATGAGGAGGACTCTGGAAATGATTT CAAGATGGATGCTATTCATGGTTTTGccagagaaggagaagaagataaTTTGCTTAAAGCTATTGAAAATGGTGTCTCAGTGCATCTGAAAG ACAGTGAAGGTCGTACTCCATTGCATTGGGCTGTAGATCGAGGTCACATTAAGATGATAGAACTTCTTGTTAGCAAGAATGCCGACATCAATGCAAAG GACAATGAAGGCCAAACCCCATTGCATTATGCGGCTGTGTGCGAGAGAGAAGCCATTGCTGAATATCTTGTGAAGCAAAATGCAGACACCAGCGTAAAGGACAATGATGGAAACACTCCCTGTGGTCTTTGCGACTCAAATTGGCCTTGGATGCAATGGTCAAGCAAATAG
- the LOC107421833 gene encoding importin subunit beta-1-like translates to MEVTQVLLNAQSIDGTVRKHAEDSLKQFQEQDLPLFLISLCGELSNEEKPVESRKLAGLILKNALDAKEQHRKLELVQRWLSLDAGVKTQIKTCLLQTLSSPSPDARSTASQVIAKIAGIELPHKQWSELIGSLLSNIHQLPAHVKQATLETLGYLCEEVSPDVIDQDQVNKVLTAVVQGMNAYEGNNDVRLAATRALYNALGFAQVNFSNDMERDYIMRVVCEATLSPEVKIRQAAFECLVSISSTYYEKLAPYIQDIFKITAKAVREDEEAVALQAIEFWSSICDEEIDILEEYGTDLIGDSSIPCFYFIKQALPALVPVLLETLLKQEEDQDQDEGAWNIAMAGGTCLGLVARTVGDDIVPLVMPFIEENITKPDWRQREAATYAFGSILEGPSADKLTSIVNVALSFMLTALTNDPNNHVKDTTAWTLGRIFEFLHGSTMDAPIITQANCQQIITVLLQSMKDVPNVAEKACGALYFLAQGYEDMGPSSPLTPFFQEIVQSLLTVTHREDAGESRLRTAAYETLNEIVRCSTDETAPLVLQLVPVIMMELHNTLEGQKLSSDEREKQGELQGLLCGCLQVIIQKLGSSEPTKYVFMHHTDQMMALFLRVFACRSATVHEEAMLAIGALAYATGSDFAKYMPEFYKYIEMGLQNFEEYQVCAVTVGVVGDICRALEDKILPYCDGIMSQLLKDLSSNQLHRSVKPPIFSCFGDIALAIGEGFEKYLMYAMPMLQSAAELSIQTSGADDEMTEYTNTLRNGILEAYSGIFQGFKNSPKTQLLIPYAPHILQFLDGIYLERDMDDLVMKTAIGVLGDLADTLGSNAGSLIQQSLSSRDFLNECLSSEDHLIKESAEWAKLAINRAISV, encoded by the exons ATGGAAGTTACCCAGGTGCTTTTGAATGCACAATCAATTGATGGAACTGTGAGGAAGCATGCTGAAGACAGCTTGAAACAGTTTCAGGAGCAAGATCTTCCCCTTTTCTTAATATCTCTCTGTGGTGAGCTATCAAATGAGGAAAAGCCGGTTGAAAGCCGTAAGTTAGCAGGTTTGATACTTAAGAACGCATTGGATGCTAAGGAACAACATAGAAAACTTGAGCTTGTTCAACGATGGTTATCACTAGATGCCGGTGTGAAGACCCAGATTAAGACATGCTTGTTGCAGACCCTTTCCTCTCCCTCCCCAGATGCTCGGTCAACTGCATCTCAAGTGATTGCTAAGATTGCAGGCATTGAATTACCTCATAAACAGTGGTCAGAACTGATAGGATCGCTTCTTTCGAATATTCACCAGTTGCCAGCTCATGTGAAGCAAGCCACTTTAGAGACTTTGGGCTATTTGTGTGAGGAAGTGTCTCCTGATGTTATAGACCAAGACCAAGTAAATAAAGTACTTACTGCGGTAGTTCAGGGTATGAATGCATATGAAGGTAACAATGATGTTAGACTTGCTGCTACAAGAGCATTGTACAATGCTTTGGGATTTGCTCAGGTAAATTTTAGCAATGATATGGAGCGTGATTATATCATGAGGGTTGTCTGTGAGGCAACTCTATCCCCTGAAGTGAAGATACGGCAGGCAGCATTTGAATGTTTGGTCTCTATTTCATCTACTTACTATGAAAAATTGGCTCCTTACATCCAagacatttttaaaataacagCAAAGGCTGTTAGGGAAGATGAGGAAGCTGTTGCTCTTCAAGCCATTGAATTCTGGAGTTCAATTTGTGATGAGGAGATTGATATCCTGGAAGAATATGGGACTGATTTGATTGGGGACTCAAGTATTccttgcttttattttatcaagCAGGCTCTCCCTGCTCTTGTCCCCGTGCTATTGGAGACGCTCCTTAAACAAGAAGAGGACCAAGATCAAGATGAAGGGGCTTGGAATATTGCTATGGCTGGTGGTACATGCCTTGGTTTGGTCGCACGCACTGTCGGAGATGATATTGTTCCACTTGTTATGCCTTTCATTGAAGAGAACATAACAAAACCAGATTGGAGACAAAGAGAAGCAGCTACTTATGCATTTGGCTCCATCTTGGAGGGTCCTTCAGCCGACAAGTTGACATCCATTGTGAATGTGGCTTTATCATTCATGCTTACTGCTTTAACAAATGACCCAAACAACCATGTGAAGGATACTACTGCATGGACATTGGGTAGGATTTTTGAATTCCTCCATGGCTCAACTATGGATGCACCAATAATTACCCAGGCAAATTGCCAACAGATAATCACAGTTCTTCTGCAGAGCATGAAGGATGTCCCAAATGTTGCTGAGAAGGCCTGTGGTGCTCTCTATTTTCTTGCCCAGGGTTATGAGGATATGGGCCCATCATCTCCTCTGACACCCTTCTTCCAGGAGATTGTTCAGTCACTTCTTACTGTTACTCACAGAGAAGATGCTGGGGAGTCACGATTAAGAACTGCTGCATATGAAACACTGAATGAAATAGTAAGGTGTTCAACTGATGAAACTGCTCCCTTGGTATTGCAACTGGTTCCTGTTATCATGATGGAACTGCACAACACTCTTGAAGGGCAGAAGCTTTCATCTGACGAAAGAGAGAAGCAGGGTGAATTACAAGGGCTTCTCTGTGGTTGCTTGCAAGTTATTATTCAGAAGTTAGGGTCGTCAGAGCCAACTAAATATGTCTTCATGCATCATACGGATCAGATGATGGCACTTTTTCTGAGGGTATTTGCTTGTAGAAGTGCCACTGTGCATGAGGAGGCAATGCTTGCCATTGGAGCTCTTGCATATGCAACAGGCTCAGATTTTGCAAAGTACATGCCAGAATTTTATAAGTATATTGAGATGGGTCTTCAGAATTTTGAGGAATACCAAGTCTGTGCCGTCACAGTTGGTGTTGTTGGAGACATATGCAGGGCATTGGAAGATAAAATTCTTCCTTACTGTGATGGGATTATGAGCCAGCTCCTTAAGGATTTGTCAAGCAATCAGTTGCACCGTTCTGTGAAGCCTCCCATATTTTCATGCTTCGGTGATATAGCTTTAGCAattggtgagggctttgagaAGTATTTAATGTATGCCATGCCTATGCTTCAGAGTGCAGCAGAGTTGTCAATTCAAACATCTGGTGCTGATGACGAAATGACAGAGTATACAAATACTCTGAGAAATGGGATTCTTGAGGCATATTCTGGGATTTTCCAAGGCTTCAAGAATTCTCCAAAAACCCAGCTCTTGATTCCTTATGCACCTCACATCCTTCAATTCTTGGATGGCATATACTTGGAACGAGACAT GGATGATCTTGTGATGAAAACTGCTATTGGTGTCCTTGGTGACCTAGCAGATACACTGGGAAGTAATGCAGGTTCTTTGATACAACAGTCTCTGTCAAGCAGAGACTTTTTAAATGAATGCTTGTCCTCAGAAGACCATTTGATTAAAGAATCAGCTGAATGGGCCAAGTTGGCCATCAATCGTGCCATTTCTGTTTGA